The following DNA comes from Camelina sativa cultivar DH55 chromosome 14, Cs, whole genome shotgun sequence.
TATGGATTTCAAGTTTGAATAATTCATTATAGCGATTTTTTGAATCCCTTGTTTCTTATaatcttacaaataaaaatagaactCAAAACTCATTCACAAAGTctgattgaatttgaaagaacCAAACCTTACCCACATATGAGATGAGAATACACTTTTGCTAaagaatgaatattaaaaaggtAAGCTACAATGTTAGAGGATATCATCGTAAGCTACAATATTTCTCTGTTTAATCTCCCTTATCCTCACCGGAGATCCACCACCGATCTCTCCGTCGTTATAATTATTACTTCTCGGGTTGACTATAGCTGACGCTAACCTATTACTTCTCCCGTGTTTTCTTAAAGGCATCACAGGTCGAACAAGCTTCGACGACAGAGACGGCGTCGTTTTATCGTTTCCTTCAACCACCACCGTCACACCTTCCTTCCACTTCATCAACGGATCCGTCGCCCAAACCACCTCCACctgcaacacacacacacatacataagTACAAAAAACTCTACTTCCCAAATTCTACtaaaaattgtttgatttttataattaccTTTTTGGAATCGATGGAGATACCAAAAGAAGGCTCGTGACTACAAGCAATGGCAGCTTCTGCTGACTCGACTGTGCGGTACGAAACGGATCCGAACCCGTCTTTGTCGATCCGTATCCGGGAGATTGAACCGTAGATCTCGAATCGAGATTTTAGCTCCAGGACTGAACAGTTGGCGGGAAGTCCCATAACGATCAGCGCCGGTGGCGGCGGAGGTTTAGCGGTTGGTTTGTCGATGATCTCATCGCGTTCCGATGACGGTGGTGGTGCCCATGGTCGCCGGCGTTTCGAAATTCGCGCCGGTGTGTTGCGGTATGTGTAGGGTTTGTCTCTCTTGCGGCTCATCATAGCTCCTTTGTTAACTTCGCTGAGTCCCCTTCAACTATCTTACCTTTTCaggaaatatagaaattaaattggGTTTAAGCTAATTGGGCCGGAAAAATATAGTCTTAAGGCTCATTCGGTAACTGGACTGTCCATCCGAGCCTGTATAATGTATAAGAGACAAACCAGATGTGTGGATCCCACAAAATCCAAATAAGTCTTTGCTTTCCACTCATATACGGCTCCGACAAGTTTTACAAGTTGGCAGAGTTTGTAGATCCTGCTGACGTCTATGGTTTGGATCTCGTGCAAGTGGAGTTGTCGGTTGTGTAAAAGGTAGtactaatttttgtattatatgatattattatcattatcatGTAAAATAGTGCTGgttcttttctcaaaaataatctattctcattcatttttagaaaaaatgccataaaaatccccaactttcaaatttggaacAAAATAATCCTTAATTTTTGAGATGTCGTTTAAATTCCTAATTTTGTGTTGACCTTTCCAAAAAATAGCAaactttctttgattttgtcgtTTTAGACACGGGATTAAGTCTCCGTTAGAAGCTAATAGACAGGGTTAACAAACCGTTAACGACTACCATTTAGCCAAAACGTCGACGTCTTATAAACCACAAAACACTGAAAGAAATGagaatccccaaatcgatttctaagttttagttttcaaatccccaaatcgatttctcaACCTCTCTCTTTTCCGATGAGTTCAAGTTCTATCACATTCGGTGGCGTAGGTGAACGTGGTGTGCCGTCGAAGTGTGTGTGTGGCTTAGATGTGAAGATATTTACCTCTAAAACTCAAGAGAACCTGGGACGACCATTCTTTCGTTGTGTAAGCAAACGAGATGTCAATACGTGGACAAACATGTAAGTATATGTCAATTTGTGCAGTTCAAATTCGGCTTCATAATCATGGTAAGCTAAccatatttcatttaattgtacaTTAGAATCATTTGTTCAAGTGGGTGAAGGATGCCGTGtttgaagaagtagaagatgcCTTACCAAGACTATCCATCATTGCAAATGAGATTAGCAAAATCAAAGCAGAGGTCAATGAGATAGATGCTATAGTGAAagaattgaaagaagaagacatggcCAACAAAAAAGAACTACGCAAGTTTATGTTGTGCTTCAAAGTCGGGTTTGTTTGGCTTTATGTTATGACCATTTTGTGTacttttatattgtttaggCAAGGAAATCAAAAGACTTTTATGTTAGGTTATTAAAAAGAGCTTAATGTAAACTCTTTGTGATATTTCTTGTTGGATGATTTCTTTGATCTCAAAAGTAATGAATATCTCTTGTTTGAATTGTGTCTCAATCATGATAGAACATGTTTTGATACAAACAAAAGGCCAAAAagcaatccaaacaaaaaaaaaaacagaatccaAACGAAACCCGACCATGAAGTTTAGCGTGAACATTCAAACCATGGTGCCCAACCTCCTCGCTATGAACTTCCTTGTGATCCGCCCAAATGAGTTCTTGATCTGACTGAGGTCGTTGGATGAGATCTTCCTCTGATCGAGGTTGTTGGATGAGATCTCCCTTGTGATGGTTGAGATGGTGCTCCTTGTGATGGCTGAGCTGGTGGTCCTTGAGATGATTGAGAAGGTGGTCCTTGAGATGGTTGAGAAGGATCTCCTTGCAATGGTTGAGAAGGTGGTCCTTGAGATGGTTGAGAAGGATCTCCTTGCAATGGTTGAGAAGGTGGTCCTTGAGATGGTTGAGAAGGATCTCCTTGCAATGGTTGACCTTGTCCAAAAAGTACAACCCTCGGCTCCTAATTTCAATCAAAAATGTTACAATCAATGTTGCTCATAAATTCTAATGTTCAATGTTCAAAATAGAAAATCTTACTTGTTCTTTCCTTGGTCGAccccttcttctttttggtgGTGTTGCAACTCTCGGATTCGTACATCCTTGTCGGTTGTGTCCTTATTGTTTGCAATTTGAGCAGGTCATGACTCGATTGCCTCTTAGCTGGGTTTTGTTGGAGCTAGAGGCAGTTTCAAACAATGATTTCCTCCTAGCATGATTATTTGGCCTCCTTGGATTACCTATTCTCCATGGAGGTGGCAACACTCCTATCCTGTTCACTCTTGGCCATAGCAGCTTGCATTGAACAGGTCCAATACCATCAATGTGTGTCAACTGCCACATTCTAGCCATGTACCACTCAGCCACATAATCTTCCaccttctccttccttcctATGATGACAGATGCAACATGAATACATGGTATACCAGTCATCTGCCATTTCCTGTAACCACAAGTGTTGTCATTCATATCAACACTTACCGGGACATCACCAACCTTTATCTCATGCCTATTGTGTCTTGCTATCCACCTTTCACAAAACATTGACCCATCAATCATCTTCTCTATCTCAGCGTGAGCTCTTTTTGTGAATCTAGTCCTCCATTATTCTTATTCTTAAAGACTATTatctttatgttttaatattgggcctaacaaaacaaaaccaaatacatGCCCACCAAATAAATCGATAGCCCTTACAAACGAATCTGTACTCACCTTCTCACCTTCTCTACCATCGTTCCCAGCAACTATCACCTCCGATGTACCTTCTCCATCGAGCCTTTGTTGTTTTGTCTCAGTGTATACGTCACTGGTCTTCGTCCTTCGCTGCAAGCTCTTTGGTCAGCTTCCCCGTGAAGATCTCTTAAATCCCATCGTAGTCATATTTATTGGATAATTAAATTCGGTTTCATATCTGGTTCTCTTTTATTGAACAGTAATTCACCATCATTTACGTTCTCTTCCCTCTgggtttttccaaaaatctcTTAATCCTTAGgcttttttggtttagttctcCTACTTCACcaccaaattctaaatcaattttggtttaatgtcTGGGTCAAGATCCCAAACACCTATTTCAAGTTTTGAACTGTATGTGACATTAATCCTGTCCAAAATCGTTTtcaaattgtttggattcaaatttaaaaatttattatataactgacACATGTCCTCCCATTATTCTTATTCTTAAAGACTATTatctttatgttttaatattggacctaacaaaacaaaaccaaatacagGCCCACCAAATAAATCGACAGCCCTTACAAGAATCTGTACTCACCTTCTCACCTTCTCTACCATCGTTCCCAACAACTATCACATCCGATGTACCTTCTCCATCGAGCCTTTGTTGTTTTGTCTCGGTGTATACACCACTGGTCTTCGTCCTTCGCTGCAAGCTCTTTGGTCAGCTTCCCCGTGAAGATCTCTTAAATCCCATCGTAGTCATATTTATTGGATAATTAAATTCGGTCTCATATCTGGTTCTCTTTTATTGAACAGTACTTCACCATCATTTACGTTTTCTTCCCTCTgggtttttccaaaaatctcTTAATCCTTGGgcttttttggtttagttctcCTACTTCACcaccaaattctaaatcaattttggtttaatgtcTAGGTCAAGATCCCAAACACCTATTTCAAGTTTTGAACTGTATGTGACATTAATCCTGTCCAAAATCGTTTtcaaattgtttggattcaaatttaaaaattcaaaaagggGTTAAGATTCGCACCACCAATTAGAATCAAATGAACCGTTACTATGATTACgttatttttattacttattacaaACTTTAAGATAATTAAAGAATTCCATTGAAGTATATCCTTCATTTTCCTCTTTACGTTTTCCACCCAATTATAACGTAATCAAAATAATACCAAACACCTATGATTTCATGGTCATTAACAATTCATTCCAATCCATGATTACTCTCCCTCAACCATTGCATTAAGTTTTCTTTATGAACTACAACACTGGTATCTAGGATTGTTGTTTGGGTCATTCATATTTGGAAAGTTCAAAACTTTGGAAGAAACAATATCTTACTAAGTCTTGAATGTCTCCTTCtagatgaaaatgtatattatctccattatttttgttaaaatattatgatttttctgttttttatttatttttataataagaaaCTCTTCCAGAACCTACCAATGCACATAGTCTTATAGCTTAATGAAGCTAGCAGAACTTTATTATATAGAAGCCATAAAATGGAATCAATGGATATTGAAGGCTCAGCTAAAGTCTTCTCAAGATATAAGAAGGTAGTTtcttatataaaatgattacaCGTCATGTGATTTTGCCTAATAATGTGACATTTAACACTCTatatttttgacacatgtcattctcattaattttaaatttttaacattctatttttttttttactttattttatttgtattttatatggtgtatagtttgttaaaaaaatataattgttgtatagtttgctttttgaatttcaacattgttataaaaatatcttccttccattttttagttttagcatctaatatatttcataatgaaatcatacatcatagaacctataaaaaaaatactgatcaacccaactaaaaaatataaacaaattgaaaccatataaaaatagaaaatggtttcatacttttatagtaaaaactgaaactaaattaacttatgatagactaattttaaaatatagaagattttcaaatatatatatacaaatcatattatattcaataatcatatataatgtattaaagacacaactcaaatttatatttaatagtattatataagttacagtttgactgtctttaaaacaAATGTACTAAATaaaatggtatcataacataattgtttNCATAGTCTTATAGCTTAATGAAGCTAGCAGAACTTTATTATATAGAAGCCATAAAATGGAATCAATGGATATTGAAGGCTCAGCTAAAGTCTTCTCAAGATATAAGAAGGTAGTTtcttatataaaatgattacaCGTCATGTGATTTTGCCTAATAATGTGACATTTAACACTCTatatttttgacacatgtcattctcattaattttaaatttttaacattctatttttttttttactttattttatttgtattttatatggtgtatagtttgttaaaaaaatataattgttgtatagtttgctttttgaatttcaacattgttataaaaatatcttccttccattttttagttttagcatctaatatatttcataatgaaatcatacatcatagaacctataaaaaaaatactgatcaacccaactaaaaaatataaacaaattgaaaccatataaaaatagaaaatggtttcatacttttatagtaaaaactgaaactaaattaacttatgatagactaattttaaaatatagaagattttcaaatatatatatacaaatcatattatattcaataatcatatataatgtattaaagacacaactcaaatttatatttaatagtattatataagttacagtttgactgtctttaaaacaAATGTACTAAATaaaatggtatcataacataattgttttatcttccccaagaaataatagaaaacaatagtttcaaaattaatttattgttaattatactatttattttaaaatgattagaaatagagacaaattatagaagaaaaaaatatgtatattaaatttgacacacttttattttcatgaattattagaaaaaattagttagatttagagtataagatatatgttttgtgatatcgttttgataaattattttaaaattgacttatcatattataaaattatattaattttagatatgaaaataaaattaatatatacgacaacataatttatctatcaaagtaaggtattatactttttttttcttagaatacttatcagtttttttccaaaaaaactgtaaataaataaatttatcataattatttaacgaacatacaaaaattaattaactttgcTGTAACTAATTGTCCTATTActataaaatggtttcatacatttcaaagtaaaaactgaaaccagattaatttatgatagactaatttaatataaaagattttctaatatataaaaacctcacattatatttaataatcatatatattgtattaaagacacaactcaaatttgtatttaatagtaatttataagttatattttgattgtgtttaaattatatgtactaaaaaaacataaaggtgtcataacataattgctttatcaccctatgatataacagaaaacaataatttcaaaattttaatttattgttaatcatactatatatttatattaaaatgattagaagtagagacaatatatagaaaataaaaaaatatattaaatttcacacacttttattttcatgaatttttatcaaaactggttaaacttatagtgtaagatatttgttttgtgatattgttttaataaattattttaaaattgaattatcatatataaaactatttttttgttaactattacttgtagatgatgacaataaacttaatatataggacaacataaaattatctatcaaaaaaattaggtaAGATCTTACACTTTTCTTTCTagactacttatcagttttttattttccaaaaaataaaaaaatataaaaaaacataatttatcttaactatTTAACGAAAATACCATATATAGTTGACTTTGCTATAATTAATGGTCTTATTACTATAGTAacataatgttaaatatttttcgACAATACActgtaatcaaaaatatttaatactccctccgtttcaaaatataagatgttttagagaagttttttgtttcataatataggatattttcaagtttctatgcaacttttagattactttaatattttatattatgcagtattgtttctgattggttgaacttgttaaaagtaaaaacttcttaatctgcgtggtttagttaaaacatcctatattttaaaatggagGGAGTAATATTTACTCtaactttcctctttttcatGACCCTTCTATGAAAcactatataaaatatataaattataaattgtagttgCACCAtagtattatgaatattatttttttaagacatatattaacaattacatttatacatttcatatataattgaataaaaacttcattttatatttcaaattaataatgatattataataattatttgtggAGAATCACTATCCACGAAGGTGGAGGCATATCAAAAGGCACTTCAAACGTTTGGACCGAGccaaataaaagttaattatacGAGATAAAGTGAGTCGTAAAAACGCGAGCAATGGTAAAAATGGTAGATCAatatttcatattaattttttttttgtcaaccattgggccacaactggccggcccattagccaaattcctacattcgtaggagccgggactcgatcccgggagtgatggtgccttctacaaatggacttacctcctgccactgcactaaagtcacttcactAAGgtcatttcatattttaaatttataaaagtcaaatttttatttaagaaatcttttatgaaacaaaattttttgaGGCAAGTTAATTAAAGAGTGATGGAGAGATAACGTTTATTAAGATAATGTTTAGTATGTTTATTATTTGGAGtttagaatttagggtttaaaacAGTGGCAGAGCTAGGATATCGACTTATGAGGgtcaaaatgtaaaaacaaaaatttataggGGTCAATATTGATATTGCAGAAGGgtcaatttgaaaattttaagaaaaaattagttgattttgaaatttcatcagGGTCAATTGATCCAGGTGCTTGGTCATTGGCTCCGCctactttaaaatttagttattttgtatatagataagagtattattgaaaatagattacaagaaagagatttttttttaaaattattttttgttaagtattacttttagactacttatca
Coding sequences within:
- the LOC104741140 gene encoding uncharacterized protein At1g27050-like, producing MMSRKRDKPYTYRNTPARISKRRRPWAPPPSSERDEIIDKPTAKPPPPPALIVMGLPANCSVLELKSRFEIYGSISRIRIDKDGFGSVSYRTVESAEAAIACSHEPSFGISIDSKKVEVVWATDPLMKWKEGVTVVVEGNDKTTPSLSSKLVRPVMPLRKHGRSNRLASAIVNPRSNNYNDGEIGGGSPVRIREIKQRNIVAYDDIL